From the genome of Uranotaenia lowii strain MFRU-FL chromosome 1, ASM2978415v1, whole genome shotgun sequence, one region includes:
- the LOC129737843 gene encoding uncharacterized protein LOC129737843 — protein MSGEDAAPDGAASVLNLNQPILNPGQERMEEDMETTSRGKDHVDAASRKIFKNYNYQNGDCRPYRVIVENTDVEKRKVVNRLQIGIMLHQNGFDKCIDDIRKTARNKVTVYVGNIKDANRLANCQNLNLQGFKSYIPKQFVTVTGVISGIPLEMKDEEVKHFIKAKAEIDSVFRMHRYKDKKKEPTYKMGVVFRTNTLPNDISIYSVIHKVQPYIRKPIICFKCLRYNHLSKNCKALIEKCMSCAVEHSTENSCNVLKCLYCPNSNHKTTDKVCPRWKKENDLQAKMAKKCMTYQEARQYYEVPTENMFDVLRTTEDFPTIAESYSRVAASGRNFPQQLQPKRSEWSSNDKRNRSKKENKEPNKLNIWTTFKVKQSTLF, from the exons ATGAGTGGCGAGGATGCTGCTCCAGACGGAGCAGCATCAGTACTTAACCTCAATCAACCGATACTAAATCCAGGACAAGAAAGGATGGAAGAAGACATGGAAACAACCAGCAGAGGAAAGGATCACGTCGACGCAGcaagtagaaaaatatttaaaaactacaattaCCAAAATGGGGATTGCCGTCCGTATCGCGTAATAGTAGAGAACACAGATGTAGAAAAACGAAAAGTTGTTAACAGATTACAAATAGGAATAATGCTACACCAAAATGGTTTTGACAAATGTATCGATGATATCAGGAAGACAGCTAGAAATAAAGTAACAGTGTACGTAGGAAATATTAAAGATGCCAACAGATTGGCAAATTGCCAGAATCTAAATCTACAGGGATTCAAATCTTATATTCCAAAACAATTCGTCACGGTGACAGGAGTTATTTCTGGTATACcacttgaaatgaaagacgaaGAAGTTAAACACTTTATCAAGGCCAAAGCAGAAATAGATTCCGTTTTTCGAATGCATCGCTATAAAGACAAGAAAAAGGAACCCACATATAAAATGGGTGTAGTTTTCCGTACTAATACTTTGCCAAATGACATCAGTATATATTCTGTGATACACAAAGTCCAACCGTACATTAGAAAACCGATAATCTGTTTTAAATGTCTTCGTTATAACCACTTGTCCAAAAATTGTAAAgcgttgattgaaaaatgtatgtcaTGTGCTGTAGAACACTCGACAGAAAATTCTTGTaacgttttaaaatgtttgtactGTCCAAATTCTAATCATAAGACGACTGACAAAGTGTGTCCTAGATGGAAGAAAGAAAACGACTTACAAGCAAAAATGGCCAAGAAATGCATGACTTATCAGGAGGCAAGGCAGTACTACGAGGTTCCAACTGAAAATATGTTTGACGTTTTGAGGACTACAGAGGATTTTCCAACAATTGCAGAATCATACTCCAGAGTTGCAGCTAGCGGGCGTAATTTTCCACAACAACTCCAACCAAAGCGCAGTGAGTGGAGTTCAAACGACAAGAGAAATAGatctaaaaaagaaaataaagaaccaAACAAACTTAAT ATTTGGACAACGTTCAAAGTGAAGCAAAGTACACTTTTCTAG
- the LOC129740080 gene encoding uncharacterized protein LOC129740080 isoform X1 — protein sequence MSPRIYLWVIFILYSARFRQLINVPPVDFSVICKGVNRSIPESSIGNQIFWHFFLSSASACYSFSSNLPAKRIHDKAANLCISVIGTCQTSDLTRRMITKTICSIYD from the exons ATGTCGCCCCGGATCTATCTTTGGGTCATCTTCATTTTGTATTCAGCTCGCTTCCGGCAACTGATCAACGTACCGCCCGTGGATTTTTCCGTAATATGTAAAG GCGTAAATCGATCCATTCCAGAATCCTCGATCGGCAATCAAATATTCTGGCATTTTTTCCTTTCATCGGCCTCTGCTTGCTATTCTTTTTCTTCGAATCTACCAGCTAAACGAATTCACGACAag GCAGCGAATTTATGCATATCCGTGATAG gAACATGTCAAACGAGCGATCTGACGAGAAGGATGATAACGAAAACAATTTGCTCTATTTATGATTGA
- the LOC129740080 gene encoding uncharacterized protein LOC129740080 isoform X2, which translates to MSPRIYLWVIFILYSARFRQLINVPPVDFSVICKESSIGNQIFWHFFLSSASACYSFSSNLPAKRIHDKAANLCISVIGTCQTSDLTRRMITKTICSIYD; encoded by the exons ATGTCGCCCCGGATCTATCTTTGGGTCATCTTCATTTTGTATTCAGCTCGCTTCCGGCAACTGATCAACGTACCGCCCGTGGATTTTTCCGTAATATGTAAAG AATCCTCGATCGGCAATCAAATATTCTGGCATTTTTTCCTTTCATCGGCCTCTGCTTGCTATTCTTTTTCTTCGAATCTACCAGCTAAACGAATTCACGACAag GCAGCGAATTTATGCATATCCGTGATAG gAACATGTCAAACGAGCGATCTGACGAGAAGGATGATAACGAAAACAATTTGCTCTATTTATGATTGA
- the LOC129739087 gene encoding methylthioribose-1-phosphate isomerase — MSLRAINYKDGKLEILDQLLLPTQSKYIKINGVEDGWKAINKMQVRGAPAIAIVGCLSLAVEIFNESFSTKKDFKQEVEGKLNYLISARPTAVNMKLAADELIELTNNLSDDENITVEELKKRFLDTTESMLEKDIFDNMAIGQHGAYEILSRANEGAGIKVLTHCNTGSLATAGYGTALGVIRKLHDMKRLDHAYCTETRPYNQGARLTAYEFVHDKIPATLILDNMVASLFKSRQIAAVVVGADRVAANGDTANKIGTYQIALVAKHHGVPFYIAAPFTSIDFSIPSGDFIKIEERPDREMTHVGDYRIAAPGISCWNPAFDITPSDLITGIITEKGVFAPSKLKQ, encoded by the exons ATGAGTCTCAGAGCGATCAACTACAAGGATGGGAAGCTGGAGATTTTGGATCAGCTTTTACTGCCAACACAGTCTAA ATATATTAAGATCAACGGAGTGGAAGATGGATGGAAAGCTATTAATAAAATGCAG GTCCGCGGAGCTCCTGCCATAGCAATTGTCGGTTGCCTTTCATTAGCtgtcgaaattttcaatgaaagttttagcACCAAAAAGGATTTCAAACAAGAGGTCGAAGGCAAGCTGAACTATTTGATATCAGCGCGACCAACTGCCGTAAACATGAAACTAGCGGCCGATGAGTTGATCGAACTTACCAACAACTTGTCGGACGATGAAAATATCACGGTTGAGGAATTGAAAAAACG atttttagatACAACAGAAAGCATGCTTGAAAaggatattttcgataatatggCTATAGGCCAGCATGGAGCGTATGAAATCCTATCACGTGCAAACGAGGGTGCTGGCATAAAGGTACTGACACATTGTAATACGGGATCACTTGCAACAGCAGG ATATGGAACGGCGCTTGGTGTTATTCGTAAATTACATGACATGAAACGCTTAG ATCATGCCTATTGTACCGAAACTCGACCCTACAACCAAGGAGCTAGGCTAACGGCATATGAGTTCGTTCACGACAAGATTCCAGCGACTTTGATTCTGGATAACATGGTAGCATCGCTATTTAAATCTCGGCAGATTGCAGCCGTAGTTGTAGGGGCCGATCGAGTAGCGGCCAATGGAGATACTGCTAATAAAATCGGAACTTATCAAATCGCTCTGGTCGCGAAGCATCATGGAGTGCCATTTTACATCGCGGCTCCATTCACCTCAATAGATTTTTCTATACCATCTGGCGATTTTATTAAGATCGAGGAAAGACCTGATAGGGAAATGACTCATGTTGGTGACTATCGCATAGCCGCACCTG GAATATCATGTTGGAATCCAGCATTTGATATCACACCATCGGACCTCATAACCGGTATTATAACTGAGAAAGGAGTTTTTGCGCCGagtaaattaaaacaataa